GACAGTTCCATCATGAAGATTACCTTTATAAACCTTCCCATACCCTCCTTGTCCAATTTCAGCAGATTGACTAAAATCGTTTGTAGCCAACACCATTTCTTCATAATTGAATGACCTTACACCATCAATTTTTATCGAGACCTTAGAAGCTGTGAAAAATTACAAGTCTGCTTTAAGATACAGTTCCATAAAGAAATTCATGCTAATAAGACATGGTCAGAATAAAAGGATTTAATTCTGAAAAAAATTGCTAGAGTAGAGAAGTGTCTCATGTGGTTTATAGAGGACTAATGCTTGGAAATTGTTCAAAACTTCGATGATGACCAAAATCTCAATCTTTAAATAGAAGTTCAGGGTCCTCCACATCCTTACAACCGATACAACGAACTGATCGCCattgatttgattaaaagaagagaaaatgaagagagaTAATTGCTGCTCAAGTTTCAAAACATTTTCAAGCATTGGTCCACCGTAGACTATATGAGACATTTCCCCACCCTATATGTTGCCTCAATGTACTCACATTTACGTCGTCTGGAAATTGTACGGTAATCTTTCAAGCGTATTTTCAATATAAGAATGGCAACAATTGCAGATAATGTAACTGAACCGGCAATTGCACCTAAGACAATTCCAGCCAATGCACCTTTGCTTATTCCTGAACTTGAAGAGGAGGAAGTCGCTGCAGAGATGATAAGTAACGAGTTCAACTGTATTTATCAATGAAATAGGGTTTGTTGCAGTATGCAGCAGCAGATTCATTACTAAATTCTAGTGACGTTAAGTTTCTTTTTACTTACCATCTTCGTAAGGATCGAGGAGAACGAAGTCTAGAAGTTCATAAGGTCCAAACAAGTCACTCTCATGGATATCCCATTCTCTGAACAAGTCTCTTAGCCGAATAACCTCGCTTTCATTGAAAGTATGAGAGCTTGTATTATCAACATATTCAGGAAAAAGCTTCAAGTACATTCTCAATCGACCTTCTTCCCACATGAAATTATTAATGAATAGCTGATTACTATGTATGTTAAGTCCACTTGCTAAGAAGCTTACAAATGCCTCCACATATGTAAGGAAATCTGAAAATCCTGGACTCTTCAACCGATAATGAATAAGCAATGGCACGGCACAGACACACTGCGCAGAATATTCATAAGGAGGAGGGCATGGTTGACTTGGACAGCTTACAATGGAGTTACCATTCATATCGTTTTCACTTTTAGATCCACAAAATTGAACTAAGGAGTTGTTATTTGAGCATATAGGATTCCCCTGAAGCCTGGAAAATAGTGATTTTTCAAAACGATAATGTGACAagttattcataaaaaatggaactaatataaaaggaaatgatcaacaattttttatttatatcatAAGGATATTAAGCAaagtttatttatctttttggtgCACCAGGGTATTCTCCAGTGGGTTCCATAAACTAATCCCTCGAGGCACAAGGATTCATTCATGTTGGCTAATCTTTCCTAACAAATATTTTCTAGACATGCATAACAAGGGGAGAAAAGTGGAGCACTCTTTTGCTCACTACCCTAATTTCAACACTATAAGCAGAAAATAAGTTTATAGGTAGTACATACAGGAGTGTGACATTTGATGGAAGATTTGATATACTGCCTGATATGCTTGTAAGCTGATTATTTTGCATGTCCCTGCAGGATCACAACTCCATGATGAgtaaatcaaatcaacaaaattaagTAGTACATAAAGGAAAAAAAGCATAATAAGAATACAAAATTCCTAAGACTAAGAATGTACATGCATCTTCTTTCTAAGAATAACCAATATAACAATCTTAACATTTAACAACCACCTAACAAACTAATCAACTTACTAACCAACTCTAATTAACTTCTTAACTTCAATCCTAGCAAATTCCCCTTTATTCTAAGTTCTAACAGTATAGCACGGACACTTTAGATTGAATGTGTGTCCTGTATTCTACACATGTTGGTGTCCGATAAAATTCCGATGCATGTGTTTATATTCAATAGCTTCCTCAAAGTATTATCACTGTTTACATGTCAATATCATGTTTAGTGTTTGTGTCTGTGTCAAACGGTGCTTCATAGACACATATCTATAAGCAAAAAGATCATGCAATTATCATTGCGCGTCTTACAAAAGAAGTCTTTCTGTTCCATTTAAAGTTTTGTTCTGCCAAATGGAAGAGGGAACATTGCCACTCAGTGCGTTGTTTGCAATTGACCTGTCATAGGGCAAGTAATGTGTTAAAAAGTCATTGATTTTATAGCACGAGTaataaaactataaattaaGAATATATTGATTATTGACTAAGAAATTTAACAGAATATGGTTTATAAGCAAGATAAGGTGATCTCATGTTAATGTTATTTGGTCTATAGTATACAAAAACATTTAATGTAAAAGAACAAAAGGATGAAACAAAAGATAACTTACAATTTCTGAAGATGTGGAAGATCAGAAAAGTAAGATGGAATAGTTCCATTAAgcttattatttgataaatcaCTGCACAAATTTCAAAGGTAAAAAATAAGATTATACAAGTTCATGCTATCATATTCATTCTGAAGATTTCCCTTGACTATTGTACATTGGGAatacaaataattgaatgaaGATATTATCATAGCAATATAAGGTCTTACATAGTTGTGATATTTTCAGATAGCTTATTAGTAGGAATAGGTTCATTGAATTGATTGAGACTGAGGTCACTGcaatacaaacaaacaattgtcaataAAAACTTTACTATTAGGCTTCGACTGTTTCTCAAACCTATAACTCTAAAGATTCACTTTtggccctgtttggattgacttatttgagcttaacTAATGATATAAGAACTTGTGAGACTGTTATAGAGAACTTATGACAtttccataagttgttttcagcttatttatATAAGCTCTCAAAGATAGCTTAAAAAAACATCTTATAGCTTATATATGAAAACAtcttgactttattttatattttgttataagaagTAGTGtatgcataagcacttatatgataagctcTTATGCTACAAGCCCTTTACTTAAACTGATTATCCAAACAACGCTTATACCACACTACTAGTGCTTTTGTCAAGTGCAGTGCAGCAGCTTAATACAGAATCCTACAAATTGTGACCTAAACTGAATAGAAATGAGATGAATGGACTTACAGATAACCAAGGTGTGGTATCCTGCTGAAATCAGGAATTGGTCCTGTCAAATTGCAGTTCCTAAGGCTCCTGCCATAACAACATATAGATGGTAAATCatataattgaatttttctttctcattgaATTGTCCTAATATATTCTTTTGAAGAAAACATGATGATACTACCATATTACACTAACTGATTCAAATAACTAAGGTTGTATTTGTGTATGACATTTTTTCTGTTCATTATGTTCTAATGAGTGATCAACTGTCAAATATCATCTCTACGAAACAATATTCAATATTGTTTTCTCTAATTGAATTCCTATGCACAAGAAATCATAAAGGTTTTATTATCTCAAATTGTCATTTCAAACCAAAACATTAATAAAGTAATGGTTCAAGCACCATGGTTTCACTCCTTATATTGGAATGTACTTAGCAGTAGCACACATGATATCATCATAGAATGCACTtacaatttcaataattttgacATGTTGCCATAAGAATCTGGAATGCTATTTCCACCAAAGTTGTTGTTATCAAGTTGACTGCAAGAACAATAAAATGCTTTAAAAATCTATGTGCaagcaaaatatatttatgcattcAGTTAATATTgttaaagcaacaaacatttaaaaaGAGGTTAAAAAAGCTCTACAATGACAAAAGTAGCAGCTATTCAGTTCTCATTCTCCTACACACTCTCTCAAGTCCAATTGTACTCGAGGTTTTAAATAGCAGTCGTGGTAACTGTTGTGGTCACGTTGAAGTCTTTGATATTGTGGAGAACCGCGGTCAAATGTGGTCTAAATTGCGGCCAAGTTTGGTTTTTGTAACATCAAAAACCATTATGTCGAGGTCCAGATCACAGCCCTTTATTTAAACTGTGATTATACTAGTCTCTAAGTTTGAGATTCAGTGGCCAcatgtcttctttttcttttattttcttggttTGTACTTCTACTCGAGACATATAAAGATTCACATGACATGGTAAAATCGTACATGTTATGAAAAAAGAATGAGCaaccaatatatatattaaaacacaGAAGAAGTGAAAATGTCTTTGATTTCATAAAAGAATATGTGCTAATTGCTATAATGACCTAAAACAAAATGAGCTTACAAGTTACAAAGATACGAGCACACATACATAACATAAAGAATAATAAATCATACAGTATCTTTAGGCTTGGCATCTCAGCAAGCTCATCTGGGAGCTTTCCTGATAAATTGTTGTTGTCAAGAAGACTGCAGGTCAAGAGATACATTTTGTCAACAAGATATAGACATGACAATAAAGTATTAGAAATAGGATTAAACgtatttttaatccttatatTTCTCTCGAATTTTGTTTTCCATATCCACCTTTCAGTcctaaaaattacaaaacaacatgcagttttgtaatttttacagtgatcatagggactaaaaacaaaaattgtatatttatatggactaaaaacatatttaaccctaaaaaataaaaaaattaacggcTGACGATTATATTACTTACAGGTGAAGAAGATTTCGTAAGCCAGAAAGCTGCGATGGAATTTGTCCACTAAGTGAATTGTTGTTCATGTGACTGCTCCATTAAGAGAAAAGATTAAAGCATTATTTCTCACCATTCTtctaagaaaaataacaaagctGGAGAGAAATGTAAAAGAAGTAAAGTAGCAAGAGTAGAAAATGTTAGAACTGTATGAATCAATGTAAAGAACATTACAAGTGTTGTGCATTTGTCAGGTTTGCAAATGATAAAGGTATTGGTCCTGTAATATTGTTCTGATCAATTTGCATTCTGTTCAAGACTGGAAGATAGCCAAGCTCTTCTGGCAAATGACCTATTAATTGATTTCCATTCAAGAGCCTACAAAAAATCTACTTAATGAGAAATAGTGTAGAAACACTGTTATGATTAGATGCGCAACGATTTTGTTGATGTACTAATATGTGTAACACTACTGAAAAATTGAAGTACCGACAAAAATTTGAgatggaaaaaaatataatacattTCTAGTCTTAGTGTCTCTAATATTTAGCGATGAAATTAGATCGCGAGGAGGGATTTAAACTTACAAGAGTTTTAAAGTTTTGATCTTGCCGATTTCCTTTGGAATATTCCCAGTTATGTTGTTCCACATAAAGTCCCTTTGATGAATACGAGTAAAAGTAAAGATTAGCGGATAAGGTAATTGAAATCTACTACATGATGCAAATGTTCACATAAATCAAATCTGCAATAttcttgattaaaattgaaaactagCAATCACTAAATTGAAAGCTGTTTATTTGTAACATGGTTGAATTAGAAACATGAATGCAGTCATTGCTTACAATATTTCCAGATGAGATAAGTTTCCAATCTCAGGTACCAAAGTTCCAGCCAAGCTCATATTCATTAGATGCCTACACAGAATTGTTATATTACAATACTTCGATCCGCTTACAACGGAAAATCAAAATGTCATAAGAGAGAGACGAACGAAAAGCTGAGAAATACATTCCAAACTACTTAGGCAATCAGGACTATTTCAATGGAAAAAAGAAGCGTATCTTACAATCGTTGAACATGTAGAAAGCCATCTTCTAATGTTGTATTCAAGCACAGAACTCCCGTCCACTTGGAATTACATGGGTCTCCGCGACTCCAGCTGCTCAAATTTCCATTAATATCAATCAAATTGTCCCTTATGGTTCTCAATGTGTCAACTGCAAGTTAgtgaaaataaaatcatcatataaacAATAGAATACATTCCGTCGAACAAACAATAGAATATATGATacaaaagaggaagaaaaaagcTACCTTCAGTAGGGTCAGTTCTCTGACTTGCAGACAATAGAAAACAGCAGCAGAACAGAAAGCATAGAACAAGTTCACATTTACAGCCCTTCAGAAAATACTTCATCCCACAAAAGCAGAAATCACTACACCTCTTGAATATCTATCCTTGAACTTAGCAAGGTACTTTAATTTCTTTCCCTGATAACAACAAAACCAGTTAGAAAACATTCATAGCAATGCTTTTAAAAAACAACCAAGTTGGTACATGCTTCTAGCATGCTTTTATAAAATAAGCCCAGCGACCACGATTTGGACTGCGAcatcatagttttatttatttattttcacaaTCAAAATGCGACTACGATTGAGGCTTCACAGTCATGATTTTCCATATTCAAGGATCGTGAAGCGACTAttatcacaaca
Above is a genomic segment from Medicago truncatula cultivar Jemalong A17 chromosome 5, MtrunA17r5.0-ANR, whole genome shotgun sequence containing:
- the LOC11435322 gene encoding probable LRR receptor-like serine/threonine-protein kinase At1g06840 codes for the protein MKYFLKGCKCELVLCFLFCCCFLLSASQRTDPTEVDTLRTIRDNLIDINGNLSSWSRGDPCNSKWTGVLCLNTTLEDGFLHVQRLHLMNMSLAGTLVPEIGNLSHLEILDFMWNNITGNIPKEIGKIKTLKLLLLNGNQLIGHLPEELGYLPVLNRMQIDQNNITGPIPLSFANLTNAQHFHMNNNSLSGQIPSQLSGLRNLLHLLLDNNNLSGKLPDELAEMPSLKILQLDNNNFGGNSIPDSYGNMSKLLKLSLRNCNLTGPIPDFSRIPHLGYLDLSLNQFNEPIPTNKLSENITTIDLSNNKLNGTIPSYFSDLPHLQKLSIANNALSGNVPSSIWQNKTLNGTERLLLDMQNNQLTSISGSISNLPSNVTLLLQGNPICSNNNSLVQFCGSKSENDMNGNSIVSCPSQPCPPPYEYSAQCVCAVPLLIHYRLKSPGFSDFLTYVEAFVSFLASGLNIHSNQLFINNFMWEEGRLRMYLKLFPEYVDNTSSHTFNESEVIRLRDLFREWDIHESDLFGPYELLDFVLLDPYEDATSSSSSSGISKGALAGIVLGAIAGSVTLSAIVAILILKIRLKDYRTISRRRKSSKVSIKIDGVRSFNYEEMVLATNDFSQSAEIGQGGYGKVYKGNLHDGTVVAIKRAQEGSLQGEREFLTEIQLLSRLHHRNLVSLIGYCDEDGEQMLVYEYMPNGTLRDHISAKSKEPLSFAMRLKIALGSAKGLVYLHTEADPPIFHRDVKASNILLDSKFIAKVADFGLSRLAPVPDIEGNLPGHVSTVVKGTPGYLDPEYFLTHKLTDKSDVYSLGVVFLELVTGKPPIFHGENIIRQVKLAFESGGVFSIVDNRMGFYTSECVEKLLKLGLKCCKDSPDERPKMAEVARELEIILTMMPEYHAKKGADYDLSDSGTTFSSQPSSSNIKTPFIVSGDILGSDLVSGDIPTIRPR